The Ascaphus truei isolate aAscTru1 chromosome 3, aAscTru1.hap1, whole genome shotgun sequence genome includes a region encoding these proteins:
- the LOC142490835 gene encoding olfactory receptor 6N1-like, protein MTKSDSVFHVANLIEPLKTSKISGTESDRFAHMYLQPNAVQEPSGVPAGWTLLFIVNGEYIDYLGTSNLTTSPVTEFIIFGFPSLQRFQTLMFCVFFIIYLFTVTGNGTIFLLVMLDKQLQTPMYFFVSNLSFIDMSYTSVTVPKMLAKFLMNMDTISYTGCLMQMYFFLSLAAAECLLLAVMAYDRYLAICCPLHYHTIMTRRLCIFLSAAAWTGGFAAPVTGLSLVLRLPFCGPNIIHHYYCDHPPLLQLACTDTSFNVAVGSSIGAFIILISFSLVAISYIKIILSILKITSHEGRRKTFSTCASHFVVVNMFYLPLIFMYIRPTASYSSDVDSLVAMFYTVITPMMNPVIYSMRNKDIKNAFQKKITCR, encoded by the exons ATGACAAAATCGGATTCCGTATTTCATGTCGCAAATTTGATTGAACCACTGAAGACCAGTAAAATCAGTGGAACAGAGTCGGACAGGTTTGCCCATATGTATCTACAACCCAATGCTGTGCAAGAGCCTTCTGGCGTTCCTGCCGGTTGGACACTTCTGTTTATT GTAAATGGAGAATACATTGATTATCTTGGAACTTCCAATCTGACCACCAGCCCTGTGACAGAGTTCATCATTTTTGGATTTCCAAGCCTACAAAGATTCCAGACTttgatgttttgtgtttttttcattaTTTACCTCTTCACAGTCACAGGAAATGGCACCATATTTCTCCTTGTCATGCTGGACAAGCAGCTTCAGACTCCCATGTATTTCTTCGTCAGCAACTTATCCTTCATAGATATGAGTTACACCTCGGTTACAGTCCCTAAGATGCTGGCAAAGTTCTTAATGAATATGGACACCATTTCATACACTGGCTGTTTAATGCAGatgtatttctttctctctctggcagcAGCTGAGTGTCTGCTCCTGGCTGTAATGGCTTATGATCGTTATCTAGCAATCTGCTGCCCACTTCATTACCACACCATCATGACCAGAAGGTTATGCATCTTCTTGTCTGCTGCAGCATGGACTGGAGGATTTGCAGCTCCAGTGACCGGTTTAAGCTTAGTTTTGAGGCTACCTTTTTGTGGACCAAATATTATTCACCATTATTACTGTGATCACCCACCTTTACTCCAGTTGGCTTGTACGGACACCTCCTTTAATGTTGCTGTTGGTTCTTCAATTGGTGCCTTTATTATTTTGATAAGTTTCTCCCTAGTTGCAATATCATATATTAAAATCATACTGTCAATCCTCAAAATAACCTCCCATGAAGGACGTAGAAAAACATTCTCCACCTGTGCTTCCCATTTTGTTGTTGTTAACATGTTTTACTTACCGCTAATATTCATGTACATCCGCCCAACTGCATCCTACTCCTCTGATGTGGACTCACTGGTAGCCATGTTTTATACAGTAATAACACCCATGATGAACcccgttatatacagtatgagaaaCAAAGACATTAAGAACGCTTTCCAAAAGAAAATAACATGTAGATAG
- the LOC142490836 gene encoding olfactory receptor 6N1-like: MFYIQVNGEYIDYLGTSNLTTSPVTEFIIFGFPSLQRFQTLMFCVFFIIYLFTVTGNGTIFLLVMLDKQLQTPMYFFVSNLSFIDMSYTSVTVPKMLAKFLMNMDTISYTGCLMQMYFFLSLAAAECLLLAVMAYDRYLAICCPLHYHTIMTRRLCIFLSAAAWTGGFAAPVTGLSLVLRLPFCGPNIIHHYYCDHPPLLQLACTDTSFNVAVGSSIGAFIILISFSLVAISYIKIILSILKITSHEGRRKTFSTCASHFVVVNMFYLPLIFMYIRPTASYSSDVDSLVAMFYTVITPMMNPVIYSMRNKDIKNAFQKKITCR; encoded by the coding sequence atgtttTATATCCAGGTAAATGGAGAATACATTGATTATCTTGGAACTTCCAATCTGACCACCAGCCCTGTGACAGAGTTCATCATTTTTGGATTTCCAAGCCTACAAAGATTCCAGACTttgatgttttgtgtttttttcattaTTTACCTCTTCACAGTCACAGGAAATGGCACCATATTTCTCCTTGTCATGCTGGACAAGCAGCTTCAGACTCCCATGTATTTCTTCGTCAGCAACTTATCCTTCATAGATATGAGTTACACCTCGGTTACAGTCCCTAAGATGCTGGCAAAGTTCTTAATGAATATGGACACCATTTCATACACTGGCTGTTTAATGCAGatgtatttctttctctctctggcagcAGCTGAGTGTCTGCTCCTGGCTGTAATGGCTTATGATCGTTATCTAGCAATCTGCTGCCCACTTCATTACCACACCATCATGACCAGAAGGTTATGCATCTTCTTGTCTGCTGCAGCATGGACTGGAGGATTTGCAGCTCCAGTGACCGGTTTAAGCTTAGTTTTGAGGCTACCTTTTTGTGGACCAAATATTATTCACCATTATTACTGTGATCACCCACCTTTACTCCAGTTGGCTTGTACGGACACCTCCTTTAATGTTGCTGTTGGTTCTTCAATTGGTGCCTTTATTATTTTGATAAGTTTCTCCCTAGTTGCAATATCATATATTAAAATCATACTGTCAATCCTCAAAATAACCTCCCATGAAGGACGTAGAAAAACATTCTCCACCTGTGCTTCCCATTTTGTTGTTGTTAACATGTTTTACTTACCGCTAATATTCATGTACATCCGCCCAACTGCATCCTACTCCTCTGATGTGGACTCACTGGTAGCCATGTTTTATACAGTAATAACACCCATGATGAACcccgttatatacagtatgagaaaCAAAGACATTAAGAACGCTTTCCAAAAGAAAATAACATGTAGATAG